The segment GTCGTCCGGTCGCGTCGGCCTTGAGGAGCGGCGCCATCGCGGCCACCAGCACGTCGGGCGCTTTGAGCGGTTGGATGCGGCCGACGAAGGTGACGAGGACGTCGTCGGGCGCGAGGCCGAGTTCGGCGCGGGAGGCGGTGCGGTCACCCGGGGAGTAACGGTCCAGGTCGGCGCCGGGGACCACCACGTCGATGCGCGACGGGTCGGCGCCGTACATGTCGGTCAGTTCGGCGACCTCGGTGGCGGTGTTGGCGATCAGCCGGTCGGCCTCGTCGACCACCTGCTGCTCGCCGACCACGCGGACCATCGGCTCGGCGGCGTCGCCGTCGGCGAGCGAGGCGTTCTTGACGGCTGCGAGAGTGTGCGCGGTGTGGATCAGCGGGACGCCCCAGCGGTCGCGGGCCAGCCACCCCACCTGGCCCGACAGCCAGTAGTGCGAGTGGATCAGGTCGTAGTGGCCGGGTTCCTGCGCCGCCTCCGCGCGCAGCACGTTGGCGGAGAAGGCGCAGAGCTGACTGGGCAGGTCGCGCTTGTCCAGGCCGTCGAACGGGCCGGCGACCACGTTGCGGACGGTGACGCCGGGCGCGGCGTCGACCACCGGCTGGTCGGTCGACGAAGTGGCGCGCGTGAAGATCTCGACCTCCACGCCGCGGCGTGCCAGCCGGGTGGCCGTCTGCCACACGTAGACGTTCATCCCGCCGGCGTCCCCCGTGCCGGGCTGGGCCAATGGAGAGGTGTGCACGGAGATCAGTGCGATACGCCTCGGGGTGGGGCCAGCGGTCATGTTTCCAGAGTAGTGAATCGACGAAACCTGTGGCGGCCGCCCATCGCTTCCACGGTGCGGTCGCGATCCGTTTCATGCACGTATGCGCAGGCAGGCATCGCTTCGACAAGCGG is part of the Gordonia phthalatica genome and harbors:
- the mshA gene encoding D-inositol-3-phosphate glycosyltransferase: MTAGPTPRRIALISVHTSPLAQPGTGDAGGMNVYVWQTATRLARRGVEVEIFTRATSSTDQPVVDAAPGVTVRNVVAGPFDGLDKRDLPSQLCAFSANVLRAEAAQEPGHYDLIHSHYWLSGQVGWLARDRWGVPLIHTAHTLAAVKNASLADGDAAEPMVRVVGEQQVVDEADRLIANTATEVAELTDMYGADPSRIDVVVPGADLDRYSPGDRTASRAELGLAPDDVLVTFVGRIQPLKAPDVLVAAMAPLLKADATGRLRVMVVGGPSGSGLAQPTALIDLARDLGVADRIDFLPPQPPERLVHVYRASDVVAVPSYSESFGLVAIEAQACGIPVIAARVGGLGVAVQDGRTGVLVDGHGIDEWTRRLSELLADPARRADMGRAAAVHASQFSWEHTTDALMASYSRAMSAFGRHAQTDSGRFGLRRWRNRARMMV